A stretch of Anoplopoma fimbria isolate UVic2021 breed Golden Eagle Sablefish chromosome 4, Afim_UVic_2022, whole genome shotgun sequence DNA encodes these proteins:
- the gabra4 gene encoding gamma-aminobutyric acid receptor subunit alpha-4, with product MLSAKKKKETATAMWPASIRTLLYFFCLATCVKKISGQTKKDERIYPENFTRILDRLLDGYDNRLRPGFGGTVTEVKTDIYVTSFGPVSDVEMEYTMDVFFRQTWVDRRLRYEGPIEILRLNNLMVTKVWTPDTFFRNGKKSVAHNMTAPNKLFRIMKNGTILYTMRLTISAQCPMKLVDFPMDGHACPLKFGSYAYPKTEMIYTWTKGPEHSVEVPPESSSLVQYDLIGQTVSSETIKSITGEYVVMTVYFHLKRKMGYFMIQTYIPCIMTVILSQVSFWINKESVPARTVFGITTVLTMTTLSISARHSLPKVSYATAMDWFIAVCFAFVFSALIEFAAVNYFTNAQIEHAKKKPAKCPPVPQTTPVKVKDTEEALQQNPDSNGNLRKRMNYVSHQEARSHQRAMSTINISGVGRARALRSLAGGVNGSSSTLSRTSPKSESLLSVASSSAQLVKSAPQAAASTPDVMAATTCKQNASSSSLQHLLGPKLERIQMMGNKPELKQTPCSQPTTAGMGGTSKIDKYARILFPVSFGAFNMVYWVVYLSKDTMVAKGG from the exons ATGCTTTctgccaagaagaagaaggagacggCGACAGCGATGTGGCCCGCTTCCATCCGGACCCTCCTCTACTTTTTCTGTTTGGCCACTTG TGTTAAGAAAATCTCCGGACAAACAAAGAAGGATGAAAGGATTTATCCGGAGAATTTTACTCGCATTTTGGACCGACTTCTGGACGGCTATGACAACAGGCTGCGACCTGGATTCGGCG GAACTGTGACTGAGGTCAAGACGGACATTTATGTGACCAGTTTTGGGCCTGTCTCGGATGTTGAAATG GAGTACACGATGGACGTGTTCTTTCGGCAGACGTGGGTGGACCGGAGGCTGAGGTACGAGGGCCCCATAGAGATCCTGAGGCTGAACAACCTGATGGTGACCAAAGTTTGGACCCCGGACACCTTCTTCAGGAACGGCAAGAAGTCCGTGGCTCACAACATGACGGCCCCCAACAAGCTTTTCCGCATCATGAAGAACGGCACCATCCTGTACACCATGAG GTTGACCATCAGTGCTCAGTGTCCCATGAAGCTTGTGGACTTCCCCATGGATGGACATGCGTGCCCCCTCAAGTTTGGAAGCT ATGCCTATCCTAAAACAGAGATGATCTACACGTGGACCAAAGGGCCTGAGCATTCAGTGGAGGTTCCTCCTGAGTCCTCCAGCCTCGTTCAGTATGATCTCATCGGCCAGACGGTCTCCAGCGAAACCATTAAATCCATCACAG GTGAATACGTGGTGATGACGGTCTACTTTCACTTGAAACGTAAAATGGGCTACTTCATGATTCAGACGTATATCCCCTGCATTATGACAGTAATCCTCTCCCAAGTGTCCTTCTGGATAAATAAAGAATCGGTCCCGGCACGCACAGTCTTCG GCATCACCACCGTCCTCACCATGACGACGCTCAGTATCAGTGCCCGCCACTCCCTTCCCAAGGTCTCCTACGCCACAGCCATGGACTGGTTCATCGCCGTCTGCTTCGCCTTCGTCTTCTCGGCCCTCATCGAGTTCGCCGCCGTGAACTACTTCACCAACGCGCAGATCGAGCACGCCAAGAAGAAGCCGGCCAAATGTCCTCCGGTGCCCCAAACCACGCCTGTCAAGGTCAAGGACACTGAGGAGGCGCTGCAG CAGAATCCCGACAGCAACGGTAACCTGAGAAAGCGGATGAATTATGTTTCCCACCAAGAGGCCCGCAGTCACCAGAGAGCCATGTCCACCATCAACATCTCGGGGGTTGGTCGAGCGAGAGCGCTGCGATCTTTGGCCGGCGGAGTCAACGGCAGCTCCTCCACCCTCTCGCGCACCAGCCCCAAGTCGGAGAGCCTGCTCAGCGtggcctcctcctctgcccAGCTGGTGAAAAGCGCGCCCCAGGCTGCGGCGTCCACGCCAGACGTGATGGCGGCGACGACGTGCAAGCAGAATGCCAGCTCCTCGTCCCTGCAGCATCTGCTGGGGCCCAAGCTGGAGCGCATCCAGATGATGGGGAACAAACCGGAGCTGAAGCAGACGCCATGCTCCCAGCCCACCACCGCCGGAATGGGAGGAACCAGCAAAATTGACAAGTATGCACGGATCCTGTTCCCAGTGTCCTTCGGAGCTTTTAACATGGTCTACTGGGTGGTTTACCTATCAAAGGACACAATGGTGGCTAAAGGGGGCTAG